One genomic region from Leguminivora glycinivorella isolate SPB_JAAS2020 chromosome 8, LegGlyc_1.1, whole genome shotgun sequence encodes:
- the LOC125229229 gene encoding achaete-scute complex protein T3-like has product MVHEFEHKVADYGLCSSYIKTETPRMIRIAPAPEMKYSNVDMQDFEQKKYNYKTSPYSGAQAASIARRNARERNRVKQVNDGFNALRKRLPAAVVAALSGGARRGSGKKLSKVDTLRMVVEYIKHLQQILDESDAALGIKRDTPATSMELPYDVDEGIFAGRSSPYSESVPSPAGSDCSSGVSSSYSSGNAPCSEYTTRYHHDTQHFSPMEEDDLLDAITWWQQK; this is encoded by the coding sequence ATGGTTCACGAATTTGAACACAAAGTTGCGGATTACGGCCTCTGCTCTTCATACATCAAGACCGAAACACCGAGAATGATACGCATCGCACCAGCTCCAGAGATGAAGTATTCAAATGTGGATATGCAAGACtttgaacaaaaaaaatataactataaaACCAGCCCATACTCGGGCGCTCAAGCTGCTTCAATAGCCCGAAGAAACGCCAGGGAAAGGAACCGAGTGAAACAAGTGAACGACGGATTTAATGCGCTGCGGAAGAGACTGCCGGCAGCCGTTGTAGCTGCACTGTCGGGCGGCGCTCGACGTGGCTCCGGAAAGAAACTCAGCAAAGTAGACACACTCAGAATGGTGGTCGAATACATTAAGCACTTGCAACAGATCTTGGATGAAAGCGACGCCGCTTTGGGCATCAAAAGAGACACGCCAGCAACTTCTATGGAGTTACCTTACGATGTCGATGAAGGTATTTTCGCGGGTCGCAGTTCACCTTATTCGGAGTCAGTGCCATCACCAGCCGGGTCGGATTGCTCTTCAGGTGTGTCATCGTCGTATTCGTCTGGCAACGCTCCGTGTTCCGAGTACACCACTCGCTATCACCACGATACGCAACACTTCAGTCCAATGGAAGAGGACGATCTTCTTGACGCAATTACCTGGTGGCAACAAAAGTAA